The following is a genomic window from Caldicellulosiruptor danielii.
AGAAAAATTTGCTCATTCTTTGAAGCCTCCTTGATAAAGTTATTGATTGTACTACTTAGAATAAATTATAGCACATAATTTCTACAGAAGATGTATAAAAACTCACCTTTGCAGGAAAGTTAATTATAGAAGAAGCTATTTGTAAAACAACAAGAGGTGATTAAGATATGTCAAGCAAAGAACAGCAAAGAGCAGTCGCAAAGCTCTGTCCAGAGTTTAACGATGGTGGTTACTCTCACAAAGGTGATATAAGCTGTGATGTCTGTATTCACTGGGACGGAAAAAGGTGCGATATAAACTATTTTGATAATGTCCTGACCAGCATGGACCAGACATAGAGTTTGTAATGGGTCTTTAAAAATTTCTGTTGATTTTTTAATTAAACTGTCTTAAAATAAAACTTGGCAAGAGATGTGGAGAAGCCTGCAAATAGCTTCATTTAAAAAGGGGCTATTTGCAGGCTTTTTATTTACCATATTTTGAAAAGGGTGATAATATGAGCAGAATTTATGATGTTGCTGTAATAGGAGCAGGAGTTGTCGGCATGTCAATTTTAAGAGAGCTAACACGTTACAGATTGAAAGTATGCTGCCTCGAAAGAATGGAAGATGTTGCAGAAGGTGCGTCCAAAGCAAACTCTGGAATAGTGCACGCAGGTTATGACCCAATTGAGGGAACCAAAAAGGCAAGATTCAATGTTGAGGGCAACAATATATTTGCAGATGTTTGCAATGAACTTGATGTTGAATATAAAATGATTGGTTCGCTTGTGGTTGCATTTGATGACCATGAGATAAATGTGTTGGAAGAACTTTTACAAAGAGGGAAGAGAAATGGCGTTAAAGGACTTGAGATAAAAGGTCAAGAGTGGGTTTTTGCAAACGAGCCGAACTTGAGCAGAAACATAAAAGCAGCTCTTTTTGCTCCATACTCTGGAATTACAAATCCGTATAAATTAACAATTGCACTTTTTGAAAATGCTATTCAAAATGGAGCAGATGTAATATTTGACTTTGAAGTTTGCAAGATAGAAAAAGATGGAAACTATTTTGTGGTTCATTCAGCCGACGGTCGCTTTGTAAAAAGCAGGCTTTTAATAAACTGTGCAGGAGTACATGCAGATGAAATAAGTAAAATGGCAGGTTCAAAGCTCTTTAAAATATATCCGAGGCGGGGACAGTACTACATCTTAGATAAACCAGAGAAAATGCCGGTTGCCAGAGTCATTTTTCAGGTACCCACAGAAAAAGGGAAAGGAATTTTAGTAACCCCGACTGTAGATGGAAATGTACTTGTTGGGCCAAACTCTGAGTATATTGACAGCAAGGATGACACAGCAACAACCCAAGAAGGGCTTGATGAGGTGTTTGAAAAGGCAAGAAGAGTTATGCCAAGCCTGAGTAAGAGAGATGTAATAACAATTTTTTCGGGAATCAGAGCAACACCGGATACTCATGACTTTATCATTGAAGAAGACGAAAATATCAAAAACTTCATAAACGTTGCGGGGATTGAATCACCTGGTCTTACCTCATCAGTGGCAATAGGAAGGTATATTGCTGAACTGGTTAGCGATAAGCTAAATGCAAAGATAAATCTTAATTTTAATCCTTATAGAGAAGATATAAAAAGGTTTTCAGAGCTTTCTGATGGAGAAAGAGAAAAAATGATAAAGCTTTACCCGAGCTTTGGAAACATTGTGTGCAGGTGTGAGCTTGTGTCTGAATATGAGATAGTTGAGGCAATAAGAAGAGGTGCAAGGACCATAGATAGCGTCAAAAGAAGAACAAGAGCTGGGATGGGAAGGTGCCAGGGTGGTTTTTGCCTACCTCGTGTGATGGATATACTTTCAAGGGAGCTAAAAATTGACAAAACTCATATAACAAAGTTTGGGAAAAACTCTTATATTCTGACCGAGAAAAGGTGGGAAGATTGAGATGGAAAAATATAAAGTAGTTGTCATAGGTAGTGGGCCAGCCGGACTTGCGGCTGCTTTAG
Proteins encoded in this region:
- a CDS encoding NAD(P)/FAD-dependent oxidoreductase, yielding MSRIYDVAVIGAGVVGMSILRELTRYRLKVCCLERMEDVAEGASKANSGIVHAGYDPIEGTKKARFNVEGNNIFADVCNELDVEYKMIGSLVVAFDDHEINVLEELLQRGKRNGVKGLEIKGQEWVFANEPNLSRNIKAALFAPYSGITNPYKLTIALFENAIQNGADVIFDFEVCKIEKDGNYFVVHSADGRFVKSRLLINCAGVHADEISKMAGSKLFKIYPRRGQYYILDKPEKMPVARVIFQVPTEKGKGILVTPTVDGNVLVGPNSEYIDSKDDTATTQEGLDEVFEKARRVMPSLSKRDVITIFSGIRATPDTHDFIIEEDENIKNFINVAGIESPGLTSSVAIGRYIAELVSDKLNAKINLNFNPYREDIKRFSELSDGEREKMIKLYPSFGNIVCRCELVSEYEIVEAIRRGARTIDSVKRRTRAGMGRCQGGFCLPRVMDILSRELKIDKTHITKFGKNSYILTEKRWED